One genomic region from Scomber scombrus chromosome 19, fScoSco1.1, whole genome shotgun sequence encodes:
- the LOC134001307 gene encoding doublecortin domain-containing protein 2, with product MQGTSGRGDLPPTKTIIVYRNGDAFFPGRKIVVNPRQVGTFDNFLTSLTRGLETPFGAVRRLYTPKQGHRVERLDDLTHGGVYVAARNEPFKRLNYCEITTKKSPNKKKEQIRPVVHSRIVVSARWGRTTDESCTIHVFTNGEILVPPVRIRIPKQTLRSWENVLTMVTDKVCLRTGAVYRLHTLDGHPVLGPTELENNQHYVAVGAERFKPLPYDQRVPNRDLVRGNHVAEGQDIQPTIRKTRQAKAAFAHTGGEEDLEHTARGQMKKHTAKLERTKQQRQVSRIPVLFPVGECSVFNAQNKRSETAGATEVQEDRQLKVDLPIDQVEAKIVDEEYEDGRCTVSPYKDSLHDSDGLCLQRSLSAGFRKDEAKEREVSSRLGRMRSRMFWFFKGGYHCLPFNLRFAMSV from the exons ATGCAGGGAACATCAGGGAGAGGTGACCTGCCgccaacaaaaacaattattgtCTACAGGAACGGGGATGCTTTCTTTCCCGGAAGAAAAATAGTTGTGAACCCGCGTCAGGTGGGAACTTTTGACAATTTCTTGACCTCTTTAACTAGAGGGCTTGAAACTCCGTTTGGCGCCGTGAGGAGGCTGTACACTCCCAAGCAGGGCCACAGAGTCGAGCGTTTGGACGACTTGACGCACGGGGGGGTGTATGTGGCAGCGAGAAATGAGCCTTTCAAAAGACTGAA CTATTGTGAGATAACAACCAAGAAATCAccaaacaagaagaaagaacag ATCCGTCCTGTTGTTCACAGCAGAATTGTGGTTTCAGCCCGCTGGGGGAGAACTACAGATGAGTCTTGCACAATACA TGTCTTTACCAACGGAGAAATCCTGGTTCCTCCAGTTCGAATACGGATTCCTAAGCAAACTCTCCGAAGCTGGGAGAATGTTTTAACCATGGTGACAGACAAAGTGTGTCTTCGTACTGGTGCTGTGTACAG GCTTCACACATTAGATGGACATCCTGTACTTGGTCCCACTGAGCTAGAGAACAACCAGCACTATGTCGCAGTTGGTGCAGAAAGGTTTAAACCTCTCCCATACGACCAGCGGGTCCCCAACAGGGATTTAGTCAGGGGAAACCATGTGGCTGAAGG CCAAGACATCCAGCCCACTATTAGAAAGACAAGACAAGCGAAGGCTGCG TTTGCTCACACAGGCGGTGAAGAGGACCTTGAGCACACAGCCAGGGGCCAGATGAAGAAACACACAGCCAAGCTGGAGAGAACCAAACAACAGAGGCAGGTGTCCAGGATCCCAGTTCTCTTCCCAGTAGGGG AATGCAGCGTGTTCAatgcacaaaacaaaagaagtgAGACGGCAGGAGCAACAGAGGTGCAGGAAGACCGCCAGTTGAAGGTGGATCTCCCAATTGATCAG GTTGAGGCCAAGATAGTTGACGAGGAATATGAGGATGGGAGGTGTACTGTAAGTCCCTATAAGGACTCCCTCCATGATTCAGATGGGTTGTGTCTGCAGAGGTCTTTGTCTGCAGGTTTCAGGAAGGAT GAGGCTAAGGAGAGGGAGGTGTCTTCTAGGCTCGGCAGAATGCGGTCACGGATGTTCTGGTTTTTCAAGG GTGGTTATCACTGTCTGCCCTTCAATCTGAGGTTCGCTATGTCAGTGTGA